In Lathyrus oleraceus cultivar Zhongwan6 chromosome 2, CAAS_Psat_ZW6_1.0, whole genome shotgun sequence, the DNA window GTTCACGCCACTTCAATTATCTATCTTTTAAAATCAACTACCACCAAACTATTTAAATTGCTCTTACCTTAATATTAATTTACATTACCTAAAGGTTAAAAAAGTAAATGACTAATGTTTCAAGTTTTTTCCAATATAATCTACTACAAAGTGACATATGACCTCATTCCAGTCATTCATTTTTAAACTTCAACTTTCTCCATCATCATTCTCttcttttaattcaaaatttaaaTCTCTTTCACAATTCTTTTTACCACACTTTTTCACTTTCATTATTAATTTTTTAACCcttcattttctttttccctttttatttttttctaaatTTCAACTATCTTTCTATTAAAACTAACTACCATCAAACTATTTAAGTTGCTCTTTCCTTTATACTAATTTACActaataaaatattaaaaaaataaataactAATGTCTCAATTACATATGACCTCATCCCAAtcattataattataatatatgATTATCATATTAATATTTATTGGTGTATAAATGTATACAATATTTGcattcaattttatttttacaACAAATTTTAtcaattctatttatttattattatttaaaatgTTAATTAATCTAtttataaaatttaataaaattaagaatttattttataaaattacATAATACTTAATAGTCGGACACACAAATAACTTTCCATCTCACATATCTTTCTTAAAAAAATATCTAAGAATTCAGTTGGTAGGACACGTcacataaaataaaaataaaaacaaaagagaCAGATTCGATTGATCAAATCCACCGAGGAGTAAAATTGAAGAATTTTGAAATGATGATgatggaatatatatatatatatatatatatatatatatatatatatatatatatatatatatatatatatatatatatatatatatatatatatatatatatatatatatatatatatatatatatatatatgatcgTCCCATCATTCAGAGACCCTGTTCAAATTTTAAATGGgcctatatatatatatatatacatatatatatatatatatatatatatatatatatataattttaatgATTAAAAATGACAAACAAAAGATAAAATTATATATTAACCAAATGAAGTACTAAAAAGTTCAAAGGTATTGTTTAAACTACTAACACCATTTCTTACAACTTATATTATCTAACTACATAAAAAGAACCTTCCTACGAACACTTTTTGAAGCAAAATCGTCTACTAAGTCTTCATATTTTATTGTCTCCAAAATATCATTTTCAATAGCTATTAATGCCAATCCATTAAGCCTTTCTTGTGACATGGTAGACCGCAAGTAAGTCTTTAACAACTTCAATTTTGAAAAACTTCTTTCTGCAGAAGCAACTATCACAGGAATAGTCAATAAGATTCTATATGCAATAACTGTATTAGGAAAACAATCCAAGccttttaaaaataataatatatcagTAGGTCTTATGGTTTCTTCATGCAACATTTCTCTTAGTAACTTCAACTCTGCAAAAAATTCATTCTCATCAATATCAGATTGCTCATTATGTTTCAATGCCTGCTCAAAGTTAGTACAACAAGACTTCAAAGCTGCATCATCTAATGATTGTAACTTGTGAGAAGTAAACAAGAAACCAAAAATACTTTCATACTCTTGGTATTGCTCAAACCTCTTATTAAGAGAAACAACAACTTGATCAACAAGGTAAAGAAAATAATTAACCCTGAATGATTCTTCTTCTGATAGCTCGACTGATGGGATATTCAAATTCTCATCAAATTGCCTTTTTCTTTTAATTATACGCCTTTGAGAAAATATTGGGGCAATATTCAATTCCACCGCAATTTCCTTAGCGTTAATCAATACCTTATAAAAACCCGTTTCTCTATATCCCTCAAAATACGAAATCAACCCCTTAATTTTTTGCATAGCAACATCAATAAGCATATCATTTTCCTGTAAAAGCTTGCTAACAAAATTAATTGCAGATAATATTTCAAACCAAATAATTATAGCCATCAAAAACTCAAAATCACCAAGCTCATTTGTTGCTAAGGATTTAGCTTCATTTTGTATTTTAGGATCAAGATCATTTTCTGACACTTCAAGCAAAGCTTCTGTAAATTCTAACATTTGAGTTCTTATAGCTTTGACACTTTCTACACGACTCTCCCAACGAGTGGATGACAATGATTTTGGAGTCAACCCTTTTACATTATCTTTCAAATTTTGCCATCTCTTAGTAGAATTGGCAAAAATTATATAAATGCGTTGAACAACTCCAAAAAAATTCCTAGCTTTAATACAAGAGTTAGTCATATCACACAATGCCAAATTAAGACTATGACAACCACAAGGAGTATAAAAGGCTCTCGGATTTATGTCTAAAAATCTATTTTGCACACCTTGGTGTTTTCCTTTCACATTGGACCCATTATCATAACATTGCCCTCTCACGTCAAATAGGTCGAGACCAAGTTCTTTCAATTCATTTTGTAAAACATCAAAAAGACCCTGACCACTTGTATCATTCACATTAAAAAATCCTTAAAATGATTCCTCAATACTAACAGAAGCTGAAGAAATATCCACATATCTTATTATCAAAGACATCTACTCTTGGTGACTAACATCAGGAGTACAATCAAGTATCACTGAAAAATACTTTGTCTGTTTGATTTTTCTAATGATTTCAATTGTAATCGCAGAACCAAGCAATGAAATCAACTCATTCTGTATATTATGCCCAAGATAATGAATATGAACTTTTTGAGTTGTAACACGTCTAACATGTTCTTGGATGATGGGGTCAAATTCAGCTAACATTTCAATCAAACCCAAAAAGTTTCCATTGCTATCTTCGTATAATTTCTCCTTAGAACCACGAAAGGCTAAATTATGTTTAGCAAGAAATTTCACTATTGAAATAACTCTTTTTAAAACATTTTTCCAGTAATCCTTTTCTTTCTCAATTAATCTTTGAGTTGTTTTATCAATAGTTTGAAATTTTTGTAGCCTTTTGCGATACTCATACCAAGTAGTCATATTTTTAACATGTTTCATGCCTAACTCGTGCTCTTTAATTCCTTCACCAACATGTACCCAATCACTATAACCCTCATTTGCTAATTGTCCCCTAACAATCCCATTTTTAAAAATTttacaacaaaaacaaaatactcTATCAAGCTCTTTCGAATAAACAAGTCGATCTCTATCACACACCTCTCCATTTGCTAAAGCTCTAGTATACAAATTAGCCGTAAAACGTCTTTTCAAACTATCTCTAGGACACTTCAGAATAGAATTATCTCTTTTAGGACCTTTCACAACCAATAAATCAATCAGTTTAGGTTGAAGACGATCTCAATTTCTTGGATCAAATATATCATAAtcaacattatcatcatcatcatcatcggCATCATCATCATTATTAACTTCATCAACAATTGGCACAGTAtcaagattatcattttcaatgGGCACACTATTaagattatcattttcaatgGGCACACTATCAAGATTATCATTTTTAATGGGCACATTAtcaagattatcattttcaatgggcacactatcaagattatcattttcaatgggcacactatcaagattatcattttcaataggcacactatcaagattatcattttcaataGGCAAACTATCAATATTATCAACATAACGACTTTCACTTGAAACTTGTGGTTCTTTGATTAAAAATTTATCAAGAGCTCCTACTTGAGATTGAATTAACtcttcaatttttttctttttcttacgTTTATCATTTCCACATTCAAATTTTCTATTCTTATGAGGCATCTTAGGAGGCATAATAAGAAAAACCTGAAATTTCTCACAATGTCTTTTGTGTCCGTCGATGATCTACTAATTATCCTGTTGTGAAATTGTGTTCCTAATcaataacaaaaaaaatcaattacattaaataaaagaaattataaattaatcatcaaaaaataataataattaatcatggagaaaagaatttaattaatattcaattatattttattatgttgtGTTCTTCTCTAATATAGTAccataaaaaattaataattataaattaaaagcaaattataaattaatagtaagaaaataaattatatttaattaaataaattataaattaatcatacaaaatatcaatACTAATACATACTAATTTTGCTTTGAAAGATTCCAAATTGCAATTTGGTCTTATGAGAAAAAGTAGGTATAATAATCGTCACCAACACCAACAGTATTCTTGTTTTGAATTTTGATATTACTGAGTAGTATATACAGTATACTAGTATCACATTTCACcctaaaattttatttatttatatattataatcTTATAAAGAACACAAGTTACCCTCATTTCCACCCTAAAATCTAAAATCAATATTGATTCAGGAACTAAAATAGGATTTCACcctaaaatttaaaataaatataaaattattattttttctaccttcaaaatcaaataatcacaataaaaataaatagaaagTAACTAATTGAATAAACTAACCTGATAAAAGAGAGTATTGAAAAGgaaaaataagattttttttCTAGTTTCAAACAGCTCTAACAGAGAAAGAGAGAAGAGAATATCGTTTGAGAGGAGAGAGAAGTGAGAACGTGtgagaaaggagaaaaaaaacCTTTGGTTTTCAAATATCCTATTTTTCAgcatttaatattttatttattatatgtgatataaaaatatttttatttattaattttttttatatttactAATAATAGTTAATTTGAGACCCCACAAAAAGTGAGGCATTGTGCTACTGCACAGCTTGCACATGAAAAGAATCggccatatatatatatatatatatatatatatatatatatatatatatatatatatatatatatatatatatatatatatatatatatatatatatatatatatatatctttttaCAGGGAAAATACCAAAAGACCTCTATATGTTGTTAtctattttttaatttatttaatagCATTAAAAATAATGGTTAAAAGATGTTAAAACCCTCCCTTGCATCTAGGTTTTGTATTATTACTcttttttcctttattttttatttttttataaataaaatatttagaTTTGGCTCATAAGCCCATTTGAATATTTTATAACTATAGATAGTTTTAGGTTTAAATgtgaattaattattttttattattataaataatttaaaaGAGATGGTGGATTGATAGtgtaaattatttttatatttcaaTCAATGACAATTATATATTTTGTCAAGTCGGCTCATAAATTTTAAATTATGTATACAATTTGacattttaaaatattttgatttgatatatatatatatatatatatatatatatatatatatatatatatatatatatatatatatatatatatatatatatatatatatatatatatatatatatatatataaaatatttttttaacttCTATTAAACTCATAATCTAAATAAGTTAAGAATAAAAAGCACTAAGATTTGGGACTCGATTTTTGGTTTAATACATAATATTTACAATATGTGACTATTATGATTTATTTTCAAATCAAATGAATAAAATCAAACATATTCATTTGGAATATTATTTATGAACCAATTGAACAATTGATTATAATTTCTGCTTTTACATGTTAACTATTATATGATTGTTTATGTGTTTTACTAAATGTGCTCGTACAAAATACAAATTGGTTGCAATTTGTTATGAGTTTGATTTTTTTATATCTATATTTTGAGTTAGAATTAACATGAAATTAAATATGATTTTTTACTTTGTTATAGGGGAAAATATTATAATTCTTCTAATTGTTGTTGTTCTTATTATTAGTTTTAGTATAGTTTTCATTCGACACAACTTAACTAACTCGTCATTGGTTTTGTTTGACTTTTCAAAAAATCATTTGGTAAGTATCATATATGTTAGTAGAACACAGTCTAACATTAATTTCGGTGATATTAAATTAAGTTGTTAGTCAGATATACTATGCCCTAGGAAGATACATATCAGAGCCATTAAACTTTTTTAATAAAGAGTCGATAAATAGAATCGGAGTTCTGATATTAATTGAAGGTGAATGAAACACAAAAAAGGGGAATTTGAATTGGATTTATGGATTTAAAAAATTCTGTCATCCAGTATACcatacaacaaagataaaaataAAGATAATAAAACAAGTATTTTTATTTTGGTTCGCTGTTAAGGAAGTTACGTCTAGTCCACCCACCTAAGTGATTTTGCGTTCTCAATAAGAACTTAATCAAATAATCAAATTGATTACAATAAACTCAAACACACACAATTTAAGATTTCTTGAGAAATtctgactataccctagtctctTAAGAAAAATAACTCAAAGAATAATTGTCAATGATTTCTTGATAATTCTAACTACACTTAGTCTCTCAAGGAAATTAACCAAAGGTTAAGATAAACAAGATTTGTGGATACAAGTTTCTTCAAAAAGCAGGTACACAAGTTTAAATCAAATATTACACTTAACAAAAATATTCAAGGAAAATGTTCTAAGCGTATGAGTGTGAGAAATACTTCATTTATTTTTCTACTTCACATATGCTCTTTGAGTGTATgtgttgatatatatatatatatatatatatatatatatatatatatatatatatatatatatatatatatatatatatatatatatatatatatatatatatatatatatatatatatatatatatatatatatatatatatatatatatatatatatatatatatcagttCATCTCTATTCCAATCTTAAAAAGACCTCTTTATGTAGGAATAAATAGATTTGTTGGAGGGTGAAGTTGGAATATCCTCAATGTAATCGTTGTATGAAGGTCACTTCATATTGCAACATTAGAGTGACGCTTGTAGCAAATAATTTGTGAGGATGATGGAACGTGAGAATCTTCTTTTGTATAAAGTACAATACTTTACATAGAAAGTATATTTTCTTTTGTACTTCAGTCACATTAATAGTTGTTGACTTTTGGATTTAAATCTTCTAGTCAGAGGCTTCTTATACAAGAAGATGAAGCTTGACTAGAGTTCAAAGTCTGTCTTCATAATTTGGTGAGGCTTCAGAGTCTTTGGAGTAAAGTTCTGAGAATTTTAGATGTTGGTACTCACAACTTTTATCAAAGTCTATCTGGATGGTTTTTGTTCAGAAATGTTGACTTGACAAGACATAGTTGACTTCTTTGTAAACATGCTTTTAATTTTATCTTTTAGTTCAAACTTTGGACGTCTTCAGAGTCAAAAtatgttttttattttctgtATACTTATCAAAATAGTTAGAGTACAAATTATTATCTATACTTTTTTATCATCAAAATTCAAGGATAGTTGTAGTATCAAatttgttccaacaatctccccctttttgatgatgacaaattCATATAATTTGATGAGCAATTTTTACTTGGTTAATCGTATTTATAAAACATCAGAGataggtttgtaagctccccttgAATTTTATACTTATAAAAGTTTTCTTAGTTTCTTCAGAGTGAGGTTTGTAAGTTCCTCCCGAGTTGAGACTTTAGAAAAAAATTATTGTCCAGCTTAATTTTAGCA includes these proteins:
- the LOC127121782 gene encoding uncharacterized protein LOC127121782; amino-acid sequence: MERGQLANEGYSDWVHVGEGIKEHELGMKHVKNMTTWYEYRKRLQKFQTIDKTTQRLIEKEKDYWKNVLKRVISIVKFLAKHNLAFRGSKEKLYEDSNGNFLGLIEMLAEFDPIIQEHVRRVTTQKVHIHYLGHNIQNELISLLGSAITIEIIRKIKQTKYFSVILDCTPDGLFDVLQNELKELGLDLFDVRGQCYDNGSNVKGKHQGVQNRFLDINPRAFYTPCGCHSLNLALCDMTNSCIKARNFFGVVQRIYIIFANSTKRWQNLKDNVKGLTPKSLSSTRWESRVESVKAIRTQMLEFTEALLEVSENDLDPKIQNEAKSLATNELGDFEFLMAIIIWFEILSAINFVSKLLQENDMLIDVAMQKIKGLISYFEGYRETGFYKVLINAKEIAVELNIAPIFSQRRIIKRKRQFDENLNIPSVELSEEESFRVNYFLYLVDQVVVSLNKRFEQYQEYESIFGFLFTSHKLQSLDDAALKSCCTNFEQALKHNEQSDIDENEFFAELKLLREMLHEETIRPTDILLFLKGLDCFPNTVIAYRILLTIPVIVASAERSFSKLKLLKTYLRSTMSQERLNGLALIAIENDILETIKYEDLVDDFASKSVRRKVLFM